The following are encoded in a window of Aerococcus sanguinicola genomic DNA:
- a CDS encoding amidase family protein — protein MDYFKSYSDDATALAGQIRQGQTSSQDLVRQAIDRAKAINPKLNAVTRLFEDYAQDLAQEDHSQTLFAGIPTLMKDLGHNIKGVPATSGARLLKDQIAPVTSNFSRSAMATGLIPIGQSNVPEFGLKFISDSDYYGPVHNPVDPDYNAGGSSGGAAAAVQAGIVPVATASDGGGSIRIPASFSGLVGLKPSRVRTATGPRKWRSWGGAPVGFMMTKSIRDTAQLLLALQSNLKPIPFQTLPIPKAHIDHAIRAVKNLRIAYSTKSPAGTEVSDEAIQAVENTVRFLRDQGFQVEAADPKINGQELVRGYYEMNGAEMAASFLGIEQQLQRKIQREDVEIQTWTMAQYGKTIPAYRYSQIFDTWDQAAEIMDDFHQTYDILIQPSTAQAAPRVDDKLYSQSDYEAMLRSEELPAPDLAELVYQVFKKGLLASPFAMIYNLTGQPAISLPLHTCQNGLPLGVQLIANKGEEALLIGLSAYLEREDRFHYYPDLI, from the coding sequence ATGGACTATTTCAAAAGCTATAGCGATGATGCAACGGCCCTAGCTGGTCAAATCCGCCAGGGACAAACTAGCAGCCAGGACCTGGTCCGCCAAGCGATCGACAGGGCCAAGGCCATTAACCCCAAGCTCAATGCGGTCACCCGGCTCTTTGAGGACTATGCCCAAGACTTGGCCCAAGAAGACCACAGCCAGACCCTCTTCGCCGGGATCCCTACCCTCATGAAGGACCTGGGCCACAATATTAAGGGAGTGCCAGCGACTTCTGGGGCTCGCCTGCTCAAGGATCAGATTGCTCCCGTAACCAGCAACTTCTCGCGGTCTGCCATGGCAACCGGGCTCATTCCTATTGGCCAGTCCAATGTCCCCGAATTCGGCCTGAAATTCATCAGCGATTCCGACTACTACGGGCCCGTCCACAATCCGGTCGATCCTGACTATAATGCCGGAGGGTCAAGTGGTGGCGCAGCAGCTGCTGTTCAAGCAGGGATCGTGCCTGTAGCGACAGCTTCTGATGGCGGAGGCTCCATTCGAATTCCAGCTTCCTTCTCTGGGCTGGTGGGTCTCAAGCCAAGCCGGGTACGGACAGCGACTGGCCCGCGCAAGTGGCGGAGCTGGGGCGGGGCACCGGTAGGCTTCATGATGACCAAGTCCATCCGCGACACTGCCCAATTGCTCTTGGCCCTCCAGAGCAATCTCAAACCCATACCCTTCCAAACCCTGCCCATCCCTAAGGCCCACATCGACCATGCCATCCGAGCCGTCAAAAACCTGCGCATCGCTTACTCGACCAAGTCTCCAGCTGGTACCGAAGTTTCTGACGAAGCCATCCAAGCCGTAGAAAATACCGTCCGCTTCCTCCGCGACCAGGGCTTCCAGGTCGAAGCTGCCGACCCTAAGATTAATGGTCAAGAACTTGTTCGCGGCTATTATGAAATGAACGGGGCAGAAATGGCAGCCAGCTTCCTAGGCATCGAACAACAACTCCAACGTAAAATCCAACGCGAGGATGTCGAAATCCAAACCTGGACCATGGCCCAGTACGGCAAGACCATCCCCGCCTACCGTTACAGCCAAATTTTTGACACCTGGGACCAGGCAGCTGAAATCATGGACGACTTCCACCAGACCTATGACATCCTGATCCAACCAAGTACCGCCCAAGCTGCCCCCCGCGTCGACGATAAACTCTATAGTCAAAGTGATTACGAGGCCATGTTGCGTTCAGAAGAGCTCCCCGCTCCCGACTTGGCTGAACTCGTTTACCAAGTCTTCAAGAAGGGCTTACTTGCCTCGCCATTCGCTATGATTTATAATCTAACCGGCCAACCCGCCATCAGCCTGCCCCTCCATACCTGCCAAAACGGCCTACCTTTAGGGGTCCAACTGATCGCTAACAAGGGCGAAGAAGCCCTCTTGATCGGCCTATCTGCCTATTTAGAAAGAGAAGACCGCTTCCACTACTACCCAGATCTCATTTAG
- a CDS encoding immunity protein Imm33 domain-containing protein, with translation MKQWIPNGGQCAASRTLLKKQGALLWAWREAGRFDGDSGWRFLSERDNQVSLMDEKSMVYVDINRVAQIEPAISGIYHYPQGADFQFSAYYGKHFVYNDSLEKVEMVTSQADLPFKDPSFRQHFPDFVHAHERRIREEFALSEEEISQLSGLQKEVDHLINVLMGTRTDTPKSLEIYILVGILLGYFMERQAASPLPSDKVHHVIATVIYRRFDLAMAQIKDYLLAYQEAKTQEDRMSERQVLRYGRLVYDWMAAKELESANKEYNALVNHHYKAQLKKQKHL, from the coding sequence ATGAAGCAATGGATTCCAAATGGTGGCCAGTGTGCCGCATCGCGTACCCTCTTGAAGAAGCAGGGAGCTTTGTTATGGGCTTGGCGTGAGGCAGGGCGTTTTGACGGAGACAGTGGCTGGCGCTTTTTGTCTGAACGGGATAACCAAGTGAGCCTGATGGATGAGAAGAGTATGGTTTATGTGGACATCAACCGGGTGGCCCAGATCGAACCAGCTATTTCTGGTATCTACCATTATCCACAAGGGGCGGATTTTCAATTTTCAGCCTACTACGGCAAGCACTTTGTCTACAATGATTCATTGGAAAAGGTCGAAATGGTCACTAGCCAAGCGGACTTGCCCTTCAAGGATCCGAGCTTCCGCCAACACTTTCCTGACTTTGTCCACGCTCATGAGCGACGGATTCGCGAGGAATTTGCCCTCTCAGAAGAAGAGATCAGCCAGCTTTCGGGCCTGCAAAAGGAAGTTGACCACCTGATTAATGTGCTCATGGGAACGCGGACAGACACGCCCAAGAGCCTAGAGATTTATATCTTAGTGGGCATTCTTTTAGGTTATTTCATGGAGAGACAGGCGGCTAGTCCCCTGCCGAGCGATAAGGTCCATCATGTTATTGCTACAGTGATCTACCGCCGCTTTGACCTGGCCATGGCTCAGATCAAAGACTACCTGCTCGCCTACCAGGAAGCAAAGACCCAGGAAGATCGGATGTCCGAGCGGCAGGTCCTTCGTTATGGGCGCTTGGTTTACGATTGGATGGCAGCTAAGGAATTGGAGAGCGCCAATAAGGAATATAATGCCCTGGTCAACCACCATTACAAGGCCCAATTAAAAAAACAGAAACACCTTTAA